The Rhododendron vialii isolate Sample 1 chromosome 5a, ASM3025357v1 genome contains a region encoding:
- the LOC131327437 gene encoding F-box/kelch-repeat protein At3g23880-like, translating into MASSQSTVRAQIHVPIEIAIEILSRLPVISLLRFKSVCKTWYALIKTPHFISKHLTLSTLNPSPTFSSLLVSTSNTNTNHSSLLHLNHPFHDHTALDFPFLTEWKYFCTVGSCNGLFCFYYECEYPVILCNPATRDFRRISNDVWWDHTNVAFGFGFHPSANDYKLIRIVSWVCTFDETFFVQTDMYEMGSDKWRGIEAKMPSVSGKEVVDAVEYQISGCCTSAFLNGVFYWEATVSVTDEVIVVSFDMDNEVFQIIRTPHCLGGLRVQELFPLTGFVQLKDKLCLIDYHDERCLDVWVLDENERCWTNQFKIGSFPRIENLATRGEFWRVRLVGCMKNGDLIVEVLLEPGEGIFLYDPKNHETKNLLAFDQVRHPCHICLYTETLVPI; encoded by the coding sequence ATGGCGAGTAGCCAATCCACTGTAAGAGCGCAAATCCATGTGCCCATTGAAATAGCTATCGAAATCTTATCAAGATTGCCCGTAATATCTCTTCTCCGATTCAAATCCGTGTGCAAAACCTGGTACGCTCTCATCAAAACCCCTCATTTTATATCCAAACACCTCACCTTGTCCACTCTCAACCCCAGTCCCACTTTCAGCTCTCTCCTTGTATCCACTAGCAACACCAACACCAATCACTCGTCATTGCTTCACTTGAACCATCCATTTCATGACCATACAGCTCTTGATTTCCCTTTCTTGACCGAGTGGAAATATTTCTGCACTGTGGGTAGTTGTAATggcttattttgtttttactatGAGTGTGAGTATCCTGTGATTCTATGCAATCCCGCGACCAGAGATTTTCGCCGAATTTCCAATGATGTATGGTGGGACCACACGAATGTTGCTTTTGGGTTTGGTTTCCATCCCAGTGCTAATGATTACAAGTTGATTAGGATTGTGTCTTGGGTGTGTACCTTTGACGAGACATTCTTTGTCCAAACTGATATGTACGAAATGGGCAGCGATAAGTGGAGAGGAATTGAAGCTAAAATGCCTTCGGTTTCTGGCAAGGAGGTTGTTGATGCTGTGGAATATCAGATTTCGGGATGCTGTACTTCGGCTTTTCTCAATGGGGTTTTCTATTGGGAGGCAACTGTTTCAGTAACTGATGAAGTGATAGTTGTTTCGTTTGACATGGATAATGAGGTTTTCCAGATAATAAGAACACCTCATTGTTTGGGTGGGCTTCGGGTTCAAGAATTATTTCCCCTTACCGGATTCGTGCAACTAAAGGATAAACTCTGCTTGATTGATTATCATGACGAGAGATGCCTTGATGTGTGGGTGTTGGATGAAAATGAGAGGTGTTGGACTAACCAATTCAAAATTGGATCTTTTCCAAGAATTGAGAATTTGGCGACACGTGGGGAATTTTGGAGAGTTAGACTAGTTGGATGTATGAAAAATGGCGATCTGATAGTGGAGGTCCTTTTGGAACCTGGTGAAGGAATATTTTTGTATGATCCAAAGAACCACGAAACTAAGAATCTTCTGGCTTTTGATCAGGTTCGACATCCATGTCATATTTGTTTGTACACGGAGACCTTGGTTCCAATATAA
- the LOC131327433 gene encoding L10-interacting MYB domain-containing protein-like has protein sequence MVSPRGGRGIGIRTSPRKCVAQSSQLSNRNVLDRAKWTPSLTRCLLEACAEESDQYGRPLTGFSSQGWQRIVQVFAMKTGTMNYKKEQLKNKHDRLREEWKAWVLVAEDTSQTGLGRDPDTGAITGPEHWWAAMIARNSNVAKFKEKGLEHEELMARVFRDVTAMGNEAMFPGDGIDDIAEGFDESDGPRDLHGSVPHADDLNEITTPVSRKGKQTVAQMSKLGSGSGVQKRKFTETSDYDSGSIVQSLDHFKLTPSILINRPGRWGVDDCVKKIKTLPLFENEGENEDLFIWACSVFRRQQHKIDVFCEVKSSSRMIRWLQREHALAVAKYLRAPPEKRGLQPPPFPPYPPQNWGPLFPQGSAPFPEVYQPFPPSSPPFPPGYEAFRHESEPFRQRLPFPHGPQFSHGSYQ, from the exons ATGGTCTCACCAAGAGGCGGACGTGGCATTGGAATTAGGACAAGCCCCCGGAAGTGCGTCGCGCAATCTTCACAACTTTCAAATAGAAATGTCTTGGATCGAGCCAAGTGGACACCTAGTCTCACAAGGTGCTTACTTGAAGCATGTGCCGAAGAAAGCGACCAATATGGTCGGCCATTGACCGGGTTCAGCTCCCAAGGATGGCAGCGTATCGTTCAGGTTTTCGCTATGAAGACTGGAACAATGAACTATAAGAAGGAGCAATTAAAGAACAAGCATGACCGATTGAGGGAGGAGTGGAAGGCATGGGTGTTAGTTGCGGAGGATACCAGCCAAACTGGACTTGGTAGGGACCCTGATACGGGTGCAATAACAGGACCTGAACACTGGTGGGCAGCAATGATTGCT CGAAATAGCAACGTTGCGAAATTCAAAGAGAAGGGTTTGGAACATGAGGAACTCATGGCCCGTGTCTTTCGAGATGTTACGGCTATGGGAAACGAAGCTATGTTTCCAGGTGATGGCATTGACGATATTGCAGAGGGATTTGATGAGTCGGACGGACCACGTGACCTTCATGGGTCAGTCCCCCATGCCGACGACTTGAACGAAATTACGACACCGGTTAGTAGAAAGGGCAAACAAACTGTAGCCCAAATGTCGAAATTGGGCAGTGGGTCTGGTGTGCAAAAGCGCAAGTTTACCGAGACTAGTGATTATGATTCCGGGTCCATTGTCCAATCACTTGACCATTTCAAGTTAACCCCAAGCATACTCATTAATCGTCCGGGAAGATGGGGAGTGGACGACtgtgtcaaaaaaattaaaaccctGCCCTTATTCGAAAATGAGGGTGAAAACGAAGATTTGTTTATCTGGGCTTGTAGTGTTTTTAGAAGACAACAACATAAAATTGATGTTTTTTGCGAGGTAAAGAGCAGTAGCCGAATGATTAGATGGCTTCAGAGAGAGCATGCTTTGGCCGTAGCCAAGTACCTCAGGGCTCCCCCTGAAAAGAGAGGCCTTCAACCTCCCCCATTCCCTCCCTATCCCCCACAAAATTGGGGTCCCCTATTTCCGCAGGGATCTGCACCATTCCCTGAGGTTTATCAACCATTCCCACCGAGTAGTCCCCCATTCCCTCCGGGTTACGAAGCATTCCGTCATGAGTCTGAACCATTCCGTCAACGTCTGCCATTCCCCCATGGTCCCCAATTCTCTCATGGTTCTTACCAGTAG